Sequence from the Fictibacillus arsenicus genome:
AACAAAATATTGTTTACACTTGCGATGCTGGTGGTGTTCCGTCTTGGAACATTCATTCCCGTTCCTGGTGTGAATCGCGATGTACTGAAATTCAGTACAGGCGACAGTGCTAACATTTTTGGTTTTTTAAATACGTTTGGCGGTGGAGCGTTACAAAACTTCTCCATTTTCGCTATGGGTATCATGCCGTACATTACAGCATCGATCATCGTGCAGCTTCTGCAGATGGACGTTGTGCCTAAGTTTACGGAATGGAGTAAGCAAGGTGAAGTCGGGCGAAAGAAATTAGCTCAGTTCACACGTTATGGAACGATCGTTCTTGGTTTTATCCAAGCAATCGGTATGTCTATCGGTTTTAACAATCTTTTTCCAGGACTTATTCAAAACCCTAGCCCGACTACGTATCTATTTATCGCGTTAGTTTTAACTGCAGGTACTGCATTCTTAATGTGGTTAGGTGAGCAGATTACCCTTAAGGGGATTGGAAACGGAATTTCAGTTCTAATTTTTGCGGGGATTGCCGCAGCTATTCCTACAGCAGTTAATCAGCTTTTCACAACTCAATTCGAAGGCGGCAACGACCAGATGTTCATGAACATTGTTACGGTTGTACTGCTGGCGATTGCAGTTGTACTCATCATTATGGGTGTTATCTTTATTCAACAAGGTGTTCGGAAAATCCCGATTCAGTATGCAAAACGGGTCGTTGGAACAAAGCCTGTTGGCGGCCAGTCTACTCATCTTCCGATAAAAGTTAACGCAGCAGGTGTTATCCCGGTTATCTTTGCGATTTCCTTGATTATCACACCAAGAACTGTTGCAGGCTTCTTCGGACAGAATGATGTTACGGCTTGGATTATCAACACGTTTGACTACACGAAGCCAGTCGGAATGATTATATATGCGCTCCTAATTATCGGATTCTCGTATTTCTATACGTTCATCCAGGTAAATCCGGAGCAAATGGCGGAAAACTTAAAAAAGCAGGGTGGATACATTCCTGGCATTCGTCCAGGGGCTAACACTCAAACTTATATAACAAGAATTCTGTATCGATTAACGTTTGTTGGATCTCTTTTCCTGGCTGCTATTGCAGTCCTGCCAGTTGTCTTTACAGCGATTCCAGGTTTGAACCTTCCGCCAGCCATTCAAATTGGTGGAACAAGCTTGCTGATTGTTGTAGGTGTGGCACTAGACACCATGAAGCAAATTGAGAGCCAGCTGATCAAGCGGCACTACAAAGGCTTCATTAAATAAGGGCGTGGGAAGATTATTCTTCCCGGCATGCTCTGTTTAAAAAAAGACGATTGTGATTTATGGAGGGATTAGATGTATCTAGTCTTAATGGGATTACCCGGAGCAGGTAAGGGTACTCAAGCAGAAAGAATTGTTGAGAAGTACGGAATTCCACATATCTCTACTGGAGATATGTTCCGAGCAGCAATTAAAGAGGAGACTCCTCTTGGACTTGAGGCAAAATCGTACATGGATGCGGGTAACCTCGTTCCTGACGAAGTTACAATCGGCATCGTACGTGACCGACTTTCTAAAAAGGACTGCGAAAAAGGATTTTTACTAGATGGATTCCCTCGGACAGTTGCCCAAGCGGAAGCCCTGGAAGAGATCACACAAGAGCTCTCCCGAAAGATTGATTATGTTCTAAACATTTCAGTTGATTCGGATAAGCTTATGCAGCGATTAACGGGTCGTCGGATTTGCCAAACATGCGGAAGCACGTATCATGTAATATTCAACCCGCCAAAGGTTGAAGGAGTATGTGATAAAGACGGCGGTACGCTTATCCAACGTCAAGATGATAATGAAGAGACCGTTCGAAACCGTTTAGATGTAAACATGAAGCAGGCTAAACCACTGCTTGATTTTTATGGTGATAAAGGTTACCTGAAAAACATTAATGGTGATCAGGATATCGACAAAGTCTTTCAAGACATTGACCAACTTATTGGGGGATTGGCGAAATGATTATCTGCAAAACACCGCGAGAGATTGAAATCATGCGGGAGGCAGGTCGCATCGTTGCCTTAACTCATCAAGAGTTAAAAAAACACATTAAGCCTGGCATAACTACTAAGGAACTGGACAAAATTGCTGATAAGTTTATCCGCAGCCAAGGTGCAATCCCTTCATTTAAAAACTATAATGGTTTTAGCGGAAGCATCTGTGCTTCTGTTAATGAAGAACTTGTACATGGGATTCCAGGTAAACGCGTACTGAACCATGGCGACATTATCTCTATAGATATTGGGGCGAAGTACAACGGATATCATGGTGATTCCGCTTGGACGTATGGAGTTGGAGAGATTTCTGAGGAAGCTCAAAAACTACTGGATGTAACCGAAGAGTCTTTATATAGAGGACTTGAAAAAGCAAAAGCCGGTGCCCGGTTAACTGATATTTCTCATGAGATACAAAAGTATGCTGAGGAAGAAGGTTTTTCTGTTGTCCGCGAATATGTCGGACACGGGATAGGCCAGGACTTGCATGAGGACCCGCAAATTCCTCATTACGGACCGCCTGGTAAAGGGCCGGTACTGAAAAAGGGCATGGTTCTAGCAATTGAACCGATGATTAATGCGGGAACTCGCTATGTTCGAACATTATCCGATAACTGGACGGTTGTCACAACGGATGGCAAATGGTGTGCTCACTTTGAACACACAGTTGTCATTACGGAGGAAGGCTTTGAAATCTTAACAAAGATCTAGGTGAAGGTGATGAGATGGTAAGCGAATCTGATTCGGTACCGAATTTAGGACAGCTGGTTCGGATACTAAAAGGAAGAGACGCAGATCGGTTGGGTGTTATAGTCGGCATTCTCGATGGACGTTTTGTTCTCGTAGCCGATGGCGACAAGCGCAAGTTCGATCGCGCCAAACGAAAAAACCTGAACCATTTAGAGCTGCTGGATTTTATTTCTCCGGAAGTTGTTAAAAGCATTCTTGAAACAGGTCGTGTAACCAATGGCAAATTGCGTTATGCAGTAGCGAAGTTTTCCGACGAGAAAGTCATTGCTCTGAAGAAGGGAGATCAAGTCGATGGCTAAAGATGATGTTATCGAGGTAGAAGGTACAGTTATTGAACCTTTGCCGAACGCCATGTTTCGTGTTGAACTAGAAAACGGACACAAAGTTCTAGCGCACGTTTCTGGAAAGATTCGCATGCACTACATTCGAATTCTTCCAGGAGATAAAGTAACCGTAGAATTGTCTCCGTATGACTTATCACGTGGTCGTATAACGTATCGTTTTAAATAATCAATGTACTCCGTGACATAAGGAGGTTATAAAAATGAAGGTAAGACCATCAGTCAAGCCAATATGTGAAAAGTGTAAAGTGATTCGCCGCAGAGGCACTGTAATGGTGATCTGTGAAAATCCGAAACATAAACAAAAACAAGGTTAATATACAGGAGGTGCAAAAATTATGGCACGTGTTGCAGGTGTAGATATTCCTCGTGATAAGCGAGTAGTAATCTCATTAACATACATCTTTGGTATCGGTAAAACAAAAGCACAGCAAATTCTTGCTCAAGCTGGCGTTTCTGAAGATACACGAGTTCGTGATCTTACTGAAGATGAATTAAATAAAATCCGCGAAGTCATCGATGGACACAAAGTGGAGGGTGACCTTCGCCGTGAAGTTTCATTAAACATCAAGCGTCTAATCGAGATCGGAGCATATCGTGGTGTTCGTCATCGTCGTGGATTACCAGTACGTGGTCAAAACACGAAGAACAACTCCCGTACTCGTAAAGGACCTCGTCGTACTGTAGCGAATAAGAAAAAGTAAGTAAAGGAGGTAAACTCTAAATGGCAAAAGCACGTAAGACTAATACACGTAAGCGTCGTGTCAAAAAGAATGTTGAAGTCGGCGTAGCACATATCCGTTCTACATTCAACAACACGATCATTACGATTACTGACACGCACGGGAACGCAATCTCTTGGGCGACTGCTGGTCACCTAGGATTTAAAGGTTCTCGTAAGTCTACTCCGTTCGCAGCACAAATGGCAGCTGAAACAGCTGGTAAAACTGCAATGGAACATGGTATGAAGACGTTGGAAGTATCCGTTAAAGGACCAGGAGCTGGACGTGAAGCAGCAATCCGTGCCCTTCAATCGGTAGGCTTAGAAGTAACAGCTATTCGTGATGTTACTCCTGTACCTCACAACGGTTGCCGTCCGCCAAAACGCCGTCGTGTGTAACAATATACACGGTATATAATTCCTTAACTTGTCTATAATGGTTATAGTAAAAGTTTTGGCAAAAGATAAGTCGGAATGCCTATGGGGAATTTCGGCTGGAACAATCCAGCCGAGATTCGACGTTTGAAGGAGGGTTCAGTTGAATGATCGAAATCGAAAAGCCAAGAATTGAGACGGTTGAAATCAGCGACGATGCCACATACGGAAAGTTTGTTGTTGAACCACTTGAACGTGGATACGGGACTACACTAGGCAACTCCTTGCGTCGTATCTTGTTGTCCTCACTACCTGGTGCAGCAGTTACATCTATTCAGATTAATGGCGTATTGCATGAGTTCTCAACAGTTGAAGGTGTGGTTGAAGATGTTACTACAATCATCTTGAACTTGAAGAAGCTTGCAATGAAGATTTACTCTGATGAAGAAAAGACACTTGAAATCGACATCCAAGGTGAAGGCGTCGTAACAGCTGGTGACATTACTCATGACAGCGATGTAGAAATCCTTAATCCGGATCTTCATATCGCAACACTTGCAAAGGGAGCTCATTTCCAAATGAAGCTTCATGCTAAGCGTGGTCGTGGATATGTACAGGCAGAAGGCAATAAACGCGAAGACCTGCCTATCGGTGTTATTCCTGTTGATTCAATTTACACACCTATTTCTCGTGTGAATTATCAAGTAGAAAACACTCGTGTAGGACAAGTAACAAACTATGATAAGCTAACGCTTGATGTATGGACTGATGGGAGCATTCGTCCAGAGGAAGCAGTTTCTCTTGGTGCGAAGATCATTAGCGAACATTTAAACATTTTTGTTGGCTTAACAGATCAGGCTCAGAACGCTGAGATTATGGTAGAAAAAGAAGAAGACCAAAAGGAAAAAGTTCTTGAAATGACTATTGAAGAACTTGATCTTTCTGTTCGTTCTTACAACTGCCTAAAGCGTGCTGGCATTAATACAGTACAAGAACTTGCGAATAAGTCTGAAGAAGACATGATGAAAGTACGCAACCTTGGCAAGAAGTCTCTTGAAGAAGTTCAAGAGAAGCTTGATGAGCTGGGTCTTTCATTACGCGCTGACGATTAATTCGTAATACGCGCTTTTTCAAGACGAGAGAGAAACGCGCAGAGGAGGGAATACAAGCATGGGATACCAAAAGTTAGGTCGTGTATCTGCGGTTCGTAAAGCAATGCTTCGTGATTTAGCTACTGATTTAATCATCAACGAGCGTATTGAAACTACAGAAGCACGTGCAAAAGAAGTTCGTAAATTTGCTGAAAAAATGATTACGCTTGGTAAGCGTGGAGACCTTCATGCTCGCCGTCAAGCTGCATCGTTCCTTCGTAACGAAGTAGCAGACAGTGAGTCTGGCCAAAGATCTCTTCAAAAACTTTTCAGTGATCTTGCACCTCGCTATGCTGAGCGTAACGGTGGTTACACTCGCATCGCAAAAATCGGCCCTCGCCGTGGTGATGGTGCACCAATGGTTATCATTGAATTAGTATAATAAACGTTACTTAAAGGGCGGGATCAAGTCTTCGATGACAATCTTGCCCTTTTTTATTTGATTAAAAACTGATAACGTAGAGCTTTGTCGCTCCTTTGGAAGAGTTGATTTGCGCTCCAGGTCCTCGCTATCCGCGGGGCGGGCGGTGAGCCTCCTGGCGCTTTGCGCCTTTAGGAGTCTCACCTGTCCCACTCGTCCCGCAGGAGTCTCGCACCTTGCGCTCCAATCAACTAGTCAGGGAAGCAAGAAACAAAAGCTTTAAAAGCTCTAATTAACTCATTATTTAATGTAAAGGAAATCCAGCCTTAGCATTAACACTAATAGAAACAGAGCTTTTTAAACTAATGAGAGCAGAGAGCAGCTTAGAATAGCAGCAGCTAAGAGGAGGATGTCACATGGAAAACATCATCTCGGTTAAAGATGTGACCTTTTTTTATCCAGGAGAAGAAACAGCTACATTAAAGAATGTCAGCTTAGACGTATATAAGGGCGAATGGCTGTCCATTGTCGGCCATAACGGTTCTGGCAAGTCTACTTTAGCAAAGTTGCTGAATGGACTGCTGCTGCCTAATGAGGGTACTGTAAATGTATCTGAGTACGAAACAGCACGCCAGGATGATATATGGGAAATTCGCAGGCAAGTAGGTATGGTTTTTCAGAATCCTGATAACCAATTTGTCGGGACGAGCGTTCAAGACGATATTGCATTTGGCCTTGAAAACTTCGGTGTTCCCCGTGACGAGATGATTAAGCGGATAAATGAAAGTGTACAGCGGGTCGGCATGGAAGCTTTCTTAAATCAAGAACCTCATCAATTATCAGGCGGTCAAAAACAGAGAGTAGCGATTGCGGGTATTTTAGCACAAAAGCCTTCTGTCATTGTATTAGATGAAGCGACTTCAATGCTCGATCCGATCGGCAGGATTGAAGTGATGGAAACAGTTCGTGAACTTAATCAAAATGAAGGCATAACTGTTATTTCAATCACTCATGATTTAGAGGAAGCGCTAAGTGCAGACAGAGTCGTCGTCATGAAAATGGGGGAAAAAGCAGCAGAAGGGAAACCTGATTCAATCTTTCAGCAGCGTGAATTGCTGAAGTCTGCTGGTCTGGATTTACCGTTTTCACTAAAATTAAGCGAAGCTCTTCGCCGGCAGGGAGTCGAGCTTGATAGAGGCTATTTAACGCAGGAAGAGCTGGTGAATGCATTATGGAAATTAGCATAAAGCAACTCGAACATCGTTATATGCAAGGAACACCATTTGAAAGAAGGGCTCTTCATGATGTGAATCTGGACATCTCTGATGAAACGTTCTTTGCGCTCATCGGACATACGGGGTCTGGAAAATCTACACTTATTCAGCATTTGAATGGCCTGTTGAAACCATCGGCGGGTTCTATAAAAATGGGTGACATCCTTTTAGAGGCTGGCGGAAAAAAGCAAGATTTAAAGCCGCTTCGCAAAAAGGCAGGAATCGTATTTCAATATCCGGAACATCAGCTGTTTGAAGAAACAGTAGAAAAGGATATCATGTTTGGCCCCCGCAACTTTGGGATGCCGGAAGAAGAAGCGAAGAATACAGCATCAAGAGTGATTGAGATGGTAGGACTGCCGCAAACGGTTTTAAGTAAGTCTCCGTTCGACTTAAGCGGCGGCCAGATGAGAAGAGTAGCAATCGCCGGTGTGCTTGCTATGAATCCAGAAGTTCTTATTCTTGATGAACCGACTGCAGGGCTGGATCCATCCGGCCGTGTAGAAATCATGGATTTATTTTACGATCTTCATCAAAAAAATAAGTTAACAACTGTGCTGGTTACTCACAGCATGGAGGATGCCTCAAAGTATGCTGATGAGATTGCTGTGATGCATAAGGGTGAACTTTATTTGCACGGAAAGCCAAGCGAGATTTTCAATGAGAGAAAAGCCCTTCAAGCGGCAGGATTGGATGTACCTGAAACGGTTCAATTTCTTTTGAAATGGAACGAGAAGTCAGGACAGAATCTGTCACTTTCGGATTTTACGATAGAAGATCTGGCTAAATGTCTGGGACAAGCTCTCAAGAAGAGGGGGAGCTAGCATGCTGCAAAACGTAATTATTGGTCAGTATTACCCGGCATCGTCTCCTCTGCACCGTATGGATTCACGCTCAAAGCTGATCGCTGCATTCTTTTATTTATTCATTGTTTTTTTAGCTAATAACTGGATCACATACGGCCTGCTGATTGCTTTTACGGCTGTCACCATCTCAGCATCCAAAGTTCCGCTGCGGTTTTTATATAAAGGACTTAAGCCCATCCTTATTCTAGTTGTATTTACGATGCTCCTGCACATCTTTTTAACAAAAGAAGGAGACGTGCTTTATAAAGCGGGCTGGTTTGAAATATATGAAGGCGGAGTGATCCAAGGTATTTTTATCGCGATGAGACTTCTATTGCTTGTGTTAATGACCTCATTGCTGACGCTGACTACAACACCGATTGATATTACAGACGGGCTTGAACATCTGCTTGGACCGTTGAAAAAATGGAAGCTGCCTGTCCATGAGTTTGCTTTGATGATGTCGATATCACTCCGTTTTATACCGACACTTTTACAAGAAACAGAGAAGATCATGAAAGCACAGATGGCACGAGGTGCAGATTTCACAAGCGGTCCGATAAAAGAACGGGCAAAAGCCTTTGTTCCGCTTCTTGTTCCTTTGTTTGTATCTTCGTTTAAACGTGCAGAAGAGCTTGCACTTGCTATGGAAGCAAGAGGCTACCGCGGCGGTGAAGGCAGAACAAGATTGAGGGCGCTGGAGTGGCATAACCGGGATACATTTGCTTTAGTGCTGCTGATCTTGCTCACATTATCGCTATTTCTATTACGCAGTTAAAAGGGAGAAGGAACAATGGCTCGTCTGAAAGTAACCGTAGCTTATGACGGAACAGATTTTGCCGGATACCAAATACAGCCTAGCGGAAGAACGGTGCAAGGCACGATTCAGTCTGTTCTTCAAAAGATGCATAAAGGAGAGGCTGTACAGATTTCAGCCTCTGGCCGCACTGATGCCGGTGTGCATGCGGTCGGCCAAGTGTTTCATTTTGATACAGAAATGAACATACCAAGTGATGCCTGGGGTAAAGCTTTAAACGCGATGCTGCCGGGTGACATATTGATAAAAGACGTGGCAGAGGTACCTGACTCGTTTCATTCACGTTTTTCGGCATCAAGCAAGGAGTATCATTACAAACTGCTCGTAAGTAAAGAGCCTGATGTTTTTAGAAGGAACCACATGTTTCATTATCCATACCCATTGAACATTAGAGATATCCAAAAAGCGTGCGGCTATTTTTTAGGAACTCATGATTTCACCTCTTTTTCATCTGCACGTTCAGAAGTAGCGGATAAGGTAAGAATGATCTTCGCATTGGAATTGCTTGAAGAAGGTGAGACCCTGACCTTTAAAATCAAAGGCAGCGGCTTTTTGTATAACATGGTGAGGATTATCACGGGGACTCTTTTAGAGGTTGGACAAGGCAAAAGAAAGCCTGAAGAGATTAAGGCCATCATCGCAGGAGAAGACCGTGCGCTAGCTGGAAAAACAGCACCTGCTCATGGACTTTATTTATATCAAGTAAATTACTAAGAGAATCCTGAATAATATTTAGGATACGCTTGACATCGTTGTTTATATATTATAAGATATTATTTGGTATTTCTAAAGATATCGTCCACATGCCCCGGAGATATTTTGGGAAATGTTCACATTGAATATAATTGAATTTGATTGAAGATACAGGAGGGAAAACACATGCGTACGACTTTCATGGCGAAAGCTTCTGAAGTAGAACGTAAATGGTTTGTGATCGACGCTGAAGGCAAGACTCTTGGACGTCTATCCAGTGAAGTTGCTTCTATCCTTCGCGGTAAGCATAAGCCTATTTATACACCACACGTTGACACTGGTGATCACGTGATCATCATCAACGCAGAAAAGATCGAATTAACAGGTAAGAAATTGACTGACAAAATTTATTACCGCCACACTGGACACCCAGGTGGACTTCGTACGAGAACTGCATTAGAAATGCGTACAACTCGTCCGGTTCAAATGCTTGAGCTAGCAATCAAAGGTATGCTTCCAAAGAACAGCCTTGGTCGCCAAATGTTCAAAAAGCTTCACGTATATGCTGGAGCTGAGCACAACCATCAAGCACAAAAACCTGAAAACTACGAGTTACGCGGATAAAAAAGGAGGGTATTTACGTGGCACAAGTACAATATTATGGCACTGGACGTCGTAAGCACTCCGTAGCACGTGTACGATTAGTTCCTGGTGAAGGCCGTATCGTTATCAACGGACGTGATATAGACGAATTTTTCGGATTAGAAACATTAAAGCTTATCGTTAAGCAACCACTTAACACAACTGAAACAACTGATAAGTATGACGTATTAGTAACTGTTCATGGCGGTGGATACACTGGACAAGCAGGAGCTATCCGTCACGGTATCTCTCGTGCGCTTCTAGAAGCAGACCCTGAGTACCGCGGATCTCTTAAAGCAGCTGGATTCCTTACTCGTGACGCTCGTATGAAAGAGCGTAAGAAG
This genomic interval carries:
- the secY gene encoding preprotein translocase subunit SecY; translation: MFQTISNIMRVGDLRNKILFTLAMLVVFRLGTFIPVPGVNRDVLKFSTGDSANIFGFLNTFGGGALQNFSIFAMGIMPYITASIIVQLLQMDVVPKFTEWSKQGEVGRKKLAQFTRYGTIVLGFIQAIGMSIGFNNLFPGLIQNPSPTTYLFIALVLTAGTAFLMWLGEQITLKGIGNGISVLIFAGIAAAIPTAVNQLFTTQFEGGNDQMFMNIVTVVLLAIAVVLIIMGVIFIQQGVRKIPIQYAKRVVGTKPVGGQSTHLPIKVNAAGVIPVIFAISLIITPRTVAGFFGQNDVTAWIINTFDYTKPVGMIIYALLIIGFSYFYTFIQVNPEQMAENLKKQGGYIPGIRPGANTQTYITRILYRLTFVGSLFLAAIAVLPVVFTAIPGLNLPPAIQIGGTSLLIVVGVALDTMKQIESQLIKRHYKGFIK
- a CDS encoding adenylate kinase, coding for MYLVLMGLPGAGKGTQAERIVEKYGIPHISTGDMFRAAIKEETPLGLEAKSYMDAGNLVPDEVTIGIVRDRLSKKDCEKGFLLDGFPRTVAQAEALEEITQELSRKIDYVLNISVDSDKLMQRLTGRRICQTCGSTYHVIFNPPKVEGVCDKDGGTLIQRQDDNEETVRNRLDVNMKQAKPLLDFYGDKGYLKNINGDQDIDKVFQDIDQLIGGLAK
- the map gene encoding type I methionyl aminopeptidase; translated protein: MIICKTPREIEIMREAGRIVALTHQELKKHIKPGITTKELDKIADKFIRSQGAIPSFKNYNGFSGSICASVNEELVHGIPGKRVLNHGDIISIDIGAKYNGYHGDSAWTYGVGEISEEAQKLLDVTEESLYRGLEKAKAGARLTDISHEIQKYAEEEGFSVVREYVGHGIGQDLHEDPQIPHYGPPGKGPVLKKGMVLAIEPMINAGTRYVRTLSDNWTVVTTDGKWCAHFEHTVVITEEGFEILTKI
- a CDS encoding KOW domain-containing RNA-binding protein, which produces MVSESDSVPNLGQLVRILKGRDADRLGVIVGILDGRFVLVADGDKRKFDRAKRKNLNHLELLDFISPEVVKSILETGRVTNGKLRYAVAKFSDEKVIALKKGDQVDG
- the infA gene encoding translation initiation factor IF-1; translated protein: MAKDDVIEVEGTVIEPLPNAMFRVELENGHKVLAHVSGKIRMHYIRILPGDKVTVELSPYDLSRGRITYRFK
- the rpmJ gene encoding 50S ribosomal protein L36; translation: MKVRPSVKPICEKCKVIRRRGTVMVICENPKHKQKQG
- the rpsM gene encoding 30S ribosomal protein S13; translation: MARVAGVDIPRDKRVVISLTYIFGIGKTKAQQILAQAGVSEDTRVRDLTEDELNKIREVIDGHKVEGDLRREVSLNIKRLIEIGAYRGVRHRRGLPVRGQNTKNNSRTRKGPRRTVANKKK
- the rpsK gene encoding 30S ribosomal protein S11, whose amino-acid sequence is MAKARKTNTRKRRVKKNVEVGVAHIRSTFNNTIITITDTHGNAISWATAGHLGFKGSRKSTPFAAQMAAETAGKTAMEHGMKTLEVSVKGPGAGREAAIRALQSVGLEVTAIRDVTPVPHNGCRPPKRRRV
- a CDS encoding DNA-directed RNA polymerase subunit alpha yields the protein MIEIEKPRIETVEISDDATYGKFVVEPLERGYGTTLGNSLRRILLSSLPGAAVTSIQINGVLHEFSTVEGVVEDVTTIILNLKKLAMKIYSDEEKTLEIDIQGEGVVTAGDITHDSDVEILNPDLHIATLAKGAHFQMKLHAKRGRGYVQAEGNKREDLPIGVIPVDSIYTPISRVNYQVENTRVGQVTNYDKLTLDVWTDGSIRPEEAVSLGAKIISEHLNIFVGLTDQAQNAEIMVEKEEDQKEKVLEMTIEELDLSVRSYNCLKRAGINTVQELANKSEEDMMKVRNLGKKSLEEVQEKLDELGLSLRADD
- the rplQ gene encoding 50S ribosomal protein L17, which produces MGYQKLGRVSAVRKAMLRDLATDLIINERIETTEARAKEVRKFAEKMITLGKRGDLHARRQAASFLRNEVADSESGQRSLQKLFSDLAPRYAERNGGYTRIAKIGPRRGDGAPMVIIELV
- a CDS encoding energy-coupling factor ABC transporter ATP-binding protein; its protein translation is MENIISVKDVTFFYPGEETATLKNVSLDVYKGEWLSIVGHNGSGKSTLAKLLNGLLLPNEGTVNVSEYETARQDDIWEIRRQVGMVFQNPDNQFVGTSVQDDIAFGLENFGVPRDEMIKRINESVQRVGMEAFLNQEPHQLSGGQKQRVAIAGILAQKPSVIVLDEATSMLDPIGRIEVMETVRELNQNEGITVISITHDLEEALSADRVVVMKMGEKAAEGKPDSIFQQRELLKSAGLDLPFSLKLSEALRRQGVELDRGYLTQEELVNALWKLA
- a CDS encoding energy-coupling factor ABC transporter ATP-binding protein, which translates into the protein MEISIKQLEHRYMQGTPFERRALHDVNLDISDETFFALIGHTGSGKSTLIQHLNGLLKPSAGSIKMGDILLEAGGKKQDLKPLRKKAGIVFQYPEHQLFEETVEKDIMFGPRNFGMPEEEAKNTASRVIEMVGLPQTVLSKSPFDLSGGQMRRVAIAGVLAMNPEVLILDEPTAGLDPSGRVEIMDLFYDLHQKNKLTTVLVTHSMEDASKYADEIAVMHKGELYLHGKPSEIFNERKALQAAGLDVPETVQFLLKWNEKSGQNLSLSDFTIEDLAKCLGQALKKRGS
- a CDS encoding energy-coupling factor transporter transmembrane component T family protein, with product MLQNVIIGQYYPASSPLHRMDSRSKLIAAFFYLFIVFLANNWITYGLLIAFTAVTISASKVPLRFLYKGLKPILILVVFTMLLHIFLTKEGDVLYKAGWFEIYEGGVIQGIFIAMRLLLLVLMTSLLTLTTTPIDITDGLEHLLGPLKKWKLPVHEFALMMSISLRFIPTLLQETEKIMKAQMARGADFTSGPIKERAKAFVPLLVPLFVSSFKRAEELALAMEARGYRGGEGRTRLRALEWHNRDTFALVLLILLTLSLFLLRS
- the truA gene encoding tRNA pseudouridine(38-40) synthase TruA; translation: MARLKVTVAYDGTDFAGYQIQPSGRTVQGTIQSVLQKMHKGEAVQISASGRTDAGVHAVGQVFHFDTEMNIPSDAWGKALNAMLPGDILIKDVAEVPDSFHSRFSASSKEYHYKLLVSKEPDVFRRNHMFHYPYPLNIRDIQKACGYFLGTHDFTSFSSARSEVADKVRMIFALELLEEGETLTFKIKGSGFLYNMVRIITGTLLEVGQGKRKPEEIKAIIAGEDRALAGKTAPAHGLYLYQVNY
- the rplM gene encoding 50S ribosomal protein L13, with translation MRTTFMAKASEVERKWFVIDAEGKTLGRLSSEVASILRGKHKPIYTPHVDTGDHVIIINAEKIELTGKKLTDKIYYRHTGHPGGLRTRTALEMRTTRPVQMLELAIKGMLPKNSLGRQMFKKLHVYAGAEHNHQAQKPENYELRG
- the rpsI gene encoding 30S ribosomal protein S9, with the translated sequence MAQVQYYGTGRRKHSVARVRLVPGEGRIVINGRDIDEFFGLETLKLIVKQPLNTTETTDKYDVLVTVHGGGYTGQAGAIRHGISRALLEADPEYRGSLKAAGFLTRDARMKERKKYGLKGARRAPQFSKR